A region of Pyxidicoccus parkwaysis DNA encodes the following proteins:
- a CDS encoding thioesterase II family protein produces MSVAASLTESAPPAEPWLAFHAPRPQARLRLFCLPHAGGGASLFRTWQAELGPDIEVCPVQLPGRESRLSEPPLRDGRAVVAALADVVARHADRPFALFGHSMGALLAFELTRALRARGLPGPEHLFVASYRAPHTLAASPMKGPTRAIDASEARRREAALALPPGMGEELLSLVQDVLLADTAVCEGYTFTPGPPLTCPLSAFRGIEDYVPDDAIQAWRALSSGPFTSRTFLGDHFFLRGTPRGLLQALRRALAAPPSHP; encoded by the coding sequence ATGAGCGTGGCCGCTTCCCTCACCGAGAGCGCACCGCCGGCGGAGCCCTGGCTGGCCTTCCATGCCCCGCGGCCCCAGGCACGCCTGCGCCTGTTCTGCCTGCCGCACGCGGGCGGCGGCGCGTCGCTGTTCCGCACGTGGCAGGCGGAGCTGGGCCCGGACATCGAGGTCTGCCCGGTGCAGCTGCCCGGGCGCGAGTCCCGCCTGAGCGAGCCGCCCCTGCGCGACGGACGCGCCGTGGTGGCAGCGCTGGCGGACGTGGTGGCCCGTCACGCGGACCGTCCCTTCGCCCTCTTCGGACACAGCATGGGAGCCCTGCTCGCCTTCGAGCTGACCCGCGCGCTGCGAGCCCGCGGCCTGCCCGGCCCCGAGCACCTCTTCGTCGCCAGCTACCGCGCTCCGCACACCCTAGCGGCTTCACCCATGAAGGGCCCCACGCGCGCCATCGACGCAAGCGAGGCCCGGCGGCGCGAGGCGGCACTGGCCCTGCCTCCGGGCATGGGCGAGGAGCTCCTCTCGCTGGTGCAGGACGTCCTGCTCGCCGACACCGCCGTATGCGAGGGCTACACCTTCACGCCGGGCCCGCCGCTCACGTGTCCGTTGTCCGCGTTCCGGGGCATCGAGGACTACGTGCCCGACGACGCCATCCAGGCCTGGCGCGCGCTGTCCTCCGGCCCATTCACGTCGCGCACCTTCCTCGGCGACCACTTCTTCCTTCGGGGCACGCCTCGGGGCCTCCTCCAGGCTCTGCGTCGGGCCCTCGCCGCTCCTCCCTCCCATCCCTGA
- a CDS encoding cupin-like domain-containing protein — MTPPKPPTPRVPMRTPILGRDALYDALESSQEPLIFTDALKDWPAGQRWTFDWFASEHGDLELPVEWLQYGSDGPKEPIKRVGTVRTMKMRDYVSALRGPDSEKLGYLIGKDLFMRVPSLRDDLRFPAYEVQRKLTEQLFFMGPRGTFTQLHLDRAHNMHAVMVGRKRWQLYAPTRDRELAPAKLDHVWSVVSRHDLVPHGGNPEALPGNRVPDFDFVLEAGEILFLPYGWWHRVLTVEPAIATNYWWWTWSMLARIGPHLMPSLAMSAVSRMRRSAVHHRRFQQEPER; from the coding sequence ATGACGCCTCCCAAGCCTCCGACACCCCGCGTGCCCATGCGCACGCCCATCCTCGGCCGCGACGCCTTGTACGACGCCCTGGAGTCCTCGCAGGAACCCCTCATCTTCACCGACGCGCTCAAGGACTGGCCCGCCGGCCAGCGGTGGACGTTCGACTGGTTCGCCTCCGAGCACGGCGACCTGGAGCTCCCCGTCGAGTGGCTCCAGTACGGCAGCGACGGCCCGAAGGAGCCCATCAAGCGCGTGGGCACCGTGCGCACCATGAAGATGCGCGACTATGTGAGCGCGCTGCGCGGCCCGGACTCCGAGAAGCTGGGCTACCTCATCGGCAAGGACCTGTTCATGCGGGTGCCTTCGCTGCGCGACGACCTGCGCTTCCCCGCCTACGAGGTGCAGCGCAAGCTCACCGAGCAGCTCTTCTTCATGGGGCCGCGCGGCACCTTCACCCAGCTGCACCTGGACCGTGCGCACAACATGCACGCGGTGATGGTGGGGCGGAAGCGCTGGCAGCTCTACGCGCCCACGCGGGACAGGGAGCTGGCTCCCGCGAAGCTGGACCACGTCTGGTCCGTGGTGAGCCGCCACGACCTGGTGCCCCACGGCGGCAATCCCGAGGCCCTTCCCGGCAACCGCGTCCCCGACTTCGACTTCGTGCTGGAGGCGGGGGAAATCCTCTTCCTGCCCTACGGCTGGTGGCACCGCGTCCTCACGGTGGAGCCCGCCATCGCCACCAACTACTGGTGGTGGACCTGGTCCATGCTCGCGCGCATCGGCCCGCACCTGATGCCGTCGCTCGCCATGAGCGCCGTGAGCCGCATGCGCCGGAGCGCGGTGCACCACCGCCGCTTCCAGCAGGAGCCCGAGCGATGA
- a CDS encoding type I polyketide synthase, producing the protein MSDTLTGNEIAIVGIAGRFPGARDVAEFWRNICDGVESFQSLTDAEALASGATPSALEDPGFVKVVSRLDDVAGFDAAFFGYSPREAELMDPQQRLFLECALEALEDSGHGAPPGELLVGVFGGQALSTYLVLNLLTNADVLRTADPLQLNLGNAGSFLTTRVSYKLDLRGPSYNVESACSTSLVAVHVACQSLLNHECDVALAGGVSINLGLQGGYRFVEGGILSPDGTCRPFDRDARGIVFGSGAGVVALRRLEDALAGNDAIYAVIKGSAVNNDGALRAGYTAPGVDGQASVISEALGNAGISAGSLAYVEAHGTGTALGDPIEVQALTRAFGDEAAGPRTCALGSVKANIGHLDAAAGVAGLIKAALALKHRKLPPSIHASHPHPLIPWESTPFYLNDDLREWKASPHAPRRAAVSSFGMGGTNAHVILEEAPAPALPDASTAAPHLLVLSARTPAALAAQTSRLAEHLRAHPEVDLGDVAWTLQVGRRRHPHRRAVIAYDVTDAVQALSGTERLLTAAEERTGRPVVFLFPGQGSQYVDMARGLHAHERVFREQVDRCAQLLRPHLGLDLRDVLYPRAEKREEAQHALEQTRLAQPALFTVEYALAKQWESWGLKPEACLGHSLGEYVAACLAGVFSLEDALALVARRGALMQSLPPGAMLSAALSETDLAPLLGADLSIAAVNAPGWCVVSGPETAVEALRATLDARGIRCRRLHTSHAFHSAMMDPILERFTEAVRGVRLQAPRLPWVSNVTGTWVTAAEATSPEYWARHLRQPVRFAEGLATLGQKPQRVFLEVGPGRALTTFAGQGPGRERALVTSLRHPDDSQPDERFLLGALGRLWLSGVDVDWSAVHGARPRRRVPLPTYPFERRRHWVSPGTRVTAGPATEAAAPSTEAPASTPSSEPSRPGVRTAYAAPVTEEEKLVAALWEEVLGVRPVGVHDDFFELGGHSLLATTVVGRLRETLGFTVPLQSLFESPTVGRMAELVARMRETPTHVDAQVEALLRMLAELCPVAPTATR; encoded by the coding sequence GTGTCCGACACCCTGACCGGTAACGAAATCGCCATCGTCGGCATCGCGGGCCGCTTCCCCGGCGCCCGCGACGTGGCCGAGTTCTGGCGCAACATCTGCGACGGCGTGGAGTCCTTCCAGTCGCTCACCGACGCGGAGGCCCTGGCTTCGGGAGCCACGCCTTCCGCGCTGGAGGACCCGGGCTTCGTCAAGGTGGTGTCGCGCCTGGACGACGTGGCCGGCTTCGACGCGGCCTTCTTCGGCTACAGCCCGCGCGAGGCGGAGCTGATGGACCCGCAGCAGCGCCTCTTCCTGGAATGCGCGCTGGAGGCACTGGAGGACTCGGGCCACGGCGCGCCACCGGGCGAGCTGCTGGTGGGCGTCTTCGGCGGTCAGGCGCTCAGCACGTACCTGGTGTTGAACCTGCTGACGAACGCGGACGTGCTGCGCACCGCGGACCCGCTCCAGCTCAACCTGGGCAACGCGGGCAGCTTCCTCACCACGCGCGTCTCCTACAAGCTGGACCTGCGCGGCCCCAGCTACAACGTGGAGAGCGCGTGCTCCACCTCGCTCGTCGCCGTCCACGTCGCCTGCCAGAGCCTGCTCAACCACGAGTGTGACGTGGCGCTCGCGGGTGGCGTGTCCATCAACCTGGGCCTCCAGGGCGGCTACCGCTTCGTCGAGGGAGGCATCCTGTCTCCCGACGGCACCTGCCGACCCTTTGACCGGGACGCGCGCGGCATCGTCTTCGGCAGCGGCGCGGGCGTGGTGGCTCTGCGTCGGCTGGAAGATGCGCTCGCGGGCAACGACGCCATCTACGCGGTCATCAAGGGCAGCGCGGTGAACAACGACGGAGCGCTGCGTGCCGGCTACACCGCGCCGGGCGTGGACGGGCAGGCCTCCGTCATCTCCGAGGCGCTGGGCAACGCGGGCATCTCCGCGGGCAGTCTGGCCTACGTCGAGGCGCACGGCACCGGCACCGCGCTGGGAGACCCCATCGAGGTCCAGGCCCTCACCCGCGCCTTCGGCGACGAGGCGGCTGGCCCGCGCACCTGCGCACTGGGCTCGGTGAAGGCCAACATCGGCCACCTGGACGCGGCGGCGGGCGTGGCCGGCCTCATCAAGGCGGCGCTGGCGCTCAAGCACCGCAAGCTGCCTCCCAGCATCCACGCGAGCCACCCGCACCCGCTCATCCCGTGGGAGTCGACACCCTTCTATCTCAACGACGACCTGCGCGAGTGGAAGGCCTCCCCACACGCTCCACGCCGCGCGGCGGTCAGCAGCTTCGGCATGGGCGGCACCAACGCGCACGTCATCCTCGAGGAGGCCCCAGCGCCCGCGCTCCCTGACGCCAGCACCGCCGCGCCCCACCTGCTCGTGCTGTCAGCGCGCACGCCCGCCGCACTGGCCGCGCAGACGTCGCGGCTCGCCGAGCACCTTCGCGCTCACCCCGAGGTGGACCTGGGCGACGTCGCGTGGACGCTCCAGGTGGGCCGCCGCCGCCATCCGCACCGGCGCGCCGTCATCGCGTACGACGTGACGGACGCGGTGCAGGCGCTCTCCGGCACCGAGCGGCTCCTCACCGCCGCCGAGGAGCGCACCGGCCGCCCGGTGGTGTTCCTCTTCCCCGGCCAGGGCTCGCAGTACGTGGACATGGCGCGCGGGCTCCATGCGCACGAGCGCGTCTTCCGCGAGCAGGTGGACCGGTGCGCCCAACTCCTGCGCCCGCACCTGGGCCTGGACTTGCGCGACGTGCTCTATCCGCGCGCGGAGAAGCGCGAGGAGGCACAACACGCACTGGAGCAGACCCGGCTCGCGCAGCCCGCGCTGTTCACCGTGGAGTACGCGCTGGCGAAGCAGTGGGAGTCCTGGGGACTGAAGCCGGAGGCGTGCCTCGGCCACAGCCTGGGCGAGTACGTGGCCGCGTGCCTCGCGGGCGTCTTCTCCCTGGAGGACGCGCTGGCGCTGGTGGCCAGGCGCGGCGCGCTCATGCAGTCGCTTCCCCCGGGGGCCATGCTCTCCGCCGCCCTGTCCGAGACGGACCTCGCGCCGCTCCTCGGTGCGGACCTGTCCATCGCCGCCGTGAATGCTCCCGGCTGGTGCGTGGTCTCCGGGCCCGAGACAGCGGTGGAAGCCCTACGCGCGACGCTGGATGCACGAGGCATCCGCTGCCGGCGGCTGCACACCTCGCACGCCTTCCACTCCGCGATGATGGACCCCATCCTTGAGCGCTTCACGGAGGCGGTGCGCGGAGTGCGCCTCCAGGCCCCCCGCCTGCCCTGGGTATCCAACGTCACCGGCACCTGGGTGACGGCCGCCGAGGCCACCTCGCCCGAGTACTGGGCCCGGCACCTGCGCCAGCCCGTGCGGTTCGCGGAGGGACTGGCCACGCTCGGCCAGAAGCCGCAGCGAGTGTTCCTGGAGGTGGGGCCCGGCCGCGCGCTGACGACCTTCGCCGGCCAGGGCCCGGGACGTGAGCGCGCGCTCGTGACGTCGCTGCGGCATCCGGACGACTCGCAGCCGGATGAGCGGTTCCTCCTGGGCGCGCTCGGCAGGCTGTGGCTCTCCGGTGTGGACGTGGACTGGAGCGCCGTCCATGGCGCACGGCCCCGCCGCCGCGTGCCCCTGCCCACCTACCCCTTCGAGCGCCGCCGCCACTGGGTGTCTCCCGGCACGCGCGTCACCGCGGGCCCCGCCACCGAAGCCGCCGCTCCGTCCACCGAGGCGCCCGCTTCAACGCCGTCCAGCGAGCCCTCGCGCCCCGGGGTGCGCACGGCCTACGCCGCGCCCGTCACCGAGGAGGAGAAGCTGGTGGCCGCGCTCTGGGAAGAGGTGCTCGGCGTGCGGCCCGTGGGCGTGCACGACGACTTCTTCGAATTGGGCGGCCACTCGCTGCTGGCCACCACGGTGGTGGGCCGCCTGCGCGAGACGCTCGGCTTCACCGTTCCCCTCCAGTCGCTGTTCGAGTCACCCACGGTGGGCCGCATGGCGGAGCTCGTCGCCCGCATGCGGGAGACCCCCACCCACGTCGACGCGCAGGTGGAGGCGCTGCTGCGCATGTTGGCGGAGCTGTGCCCCGTCGCGCCCACCGCCACCCGCTAG
- a CDS encoding MFS transporter, which yields MTTAATLPLPPPPQSFPRYVLLWVAQTVSAIGTHLTGFGLGVWMYEHTKSTSLYSFIALASFAPGVLVAPLLGGVVDRYDLRRLMFLGHAGGGVCTLLIALLLYTDRLGVGAILALVAGGAAFNSIHLPAFPKATVLMVTTEQLPRANGLMQLGMALGYIVAPLLSGMLMPLIGVTGLLAIDVVTFTFALVVLHYLRIPEAPRDEAASTTGKPGGHVLQDAAVGWRFIRERPGLFGLQVLITLMSFNLGIIQVLVTPLVMSFSDVRTLGFVMTAGGLGMLAGSVVLLAWGGPRDRIWGVLGFVLLQGLFLAFGATRASAWMVGAGAFGVLSTIPVIMSCNQTVWQRKVPIGLQGRVFAVHSSLSGGFIPVAYLLSGPLADHVFEPLMVTGGPLAALMGPWLGGTGPGRGIALLFLLLGILTVLLVVACALSPGVRHVETALPDAVPDRPQGLASQTPH from the coding sequence ATGACCACCGCCGCCACCCTCCCGCTGCCGCCTCCGCCCCAGAGCTTCCCCCGGTACGTGCTGCTGTGGGTCGCGCAGACGGTGTCGGCCATCGGGACGCACCTGACGGGCTTCGGCCTGGGCGTGTGGATGTACGAGCACACGAAGTCCACGTCGCTCTACTCGTTCATCGCCCTGGCCAGCTTCGCGCCGGGCGTGCTGGTGGCGCCGCTCCTGGGCGGCGTGGTGGACCGGTACGATTTGCGCCGGCTGATGTTCCTGGGGCACGCGGGTGGCGGCGTGTGCACGCTGCTCATCGCGCTGCTGCTCTACACGGACCGCCTGGGCGTGGGCGCCATTCTCGCGCTCGTCGCGGGGGGCGCGGCGTTCAACAGCATCCACCTGCCGGCCTTTCCCAAGGCCACGGTGCTGATGGTGACGACGGAGCAACTGCCGCGCGCCAATGGCCTCATGCAGCTGGGCATGGCGCTGGGCTACATCGTCGCGCCGCTGCTGTCCGGCATGCTGATGCCCCTCATCGGCGTCACCGGCCTGCTGGCCATCGACGTCGTCACCTTCACCTTCGCGCTGGTCGTGCTGCACTACCTCCGCATTCCGGAGGCCCCTCGGGACGAGGCCGCGTCCACCACCGGGAAGCCGGGCGGGCACGTGCTCCAGGATGCGGCGGTGGGCTGGCGCTTCATCCGCGAGCGCCCGGGCCTCTTCGGCCTCCAGGTGCTCATCACGCTGATGAGCTTCAACCTGGGCATCATCCAGGTGCTCGTCACGCCGCTGGTGATGTCCTTCTCCGATGTGCGCACCCTGGGCTTCGTGATGACGGCGGGCGGCCTGGGCATGCTCGCCGGCAGCGTGGTGCTGCTCGCCTGGGGCGGTCCGAGAGACCGCATCTGGGGCGTGCTCGGCTTCGTGCTGCTGCAGGGCCTCTTCCTCGCCTTCGGGGCCACGCGCGCCTCGGCGTGGATGGTGGGCGCGGGCGCCTTCGGAGTGCTGTCCACCATCCCCGTCATCATGAGCTGCAATCAGACAGTGTGGCAGCGCAAGGTGCCCATCGGGCTGCAGGGCCGCGTCTTCGCCGTGCACTCCTCGCTGTCCGGCGGCTTCATCCCCGTCGCGTATCTCCTCTCCGGCCCTCTGGCGGACCACGTGTTCGAGCCGCTGATGGTCACGGGAGGTCCGCTGGCCGCGCTCATGGGCCCATGGCTCGGCGGCACCGGGCCGGGCCGGGGCATCGCATTGCTCTTCCTGCTGCTGGGCATCCTCACGGTGCTGCTGGTGGTGGCGTGCGCGCTGTCGCCTGGAGTGCGGCACGTGGAGACGGCGCTGCCCGACGCGGTCCCGGACAGGCCCCAAGGCCTCGCCTCCCAGACACCGCACTGA
- a CDS encoding glycosyltransferase family 4 protein, which translates to MSPRVCLLTPQYPEPREVSVGGLYTHTQELVAGLETLGCQPTVITTSLTKPSAVDGRVHRLQPSPAILRMPLGADGNPTPEQLQRFNEELAAYILALAERTGETPDVLHCHDFWMVPAALQVQQRLGAKLLISVHMLHLPLRRWWGSVALDVVGAVERQLCHAATALIAVSASMRDVLCESLGVPREKVSVIHNGFDTGLFQAAPAPEALAALREQWGLQGRRVVAFAGRPTLQKGLLPLLRSAVRVLEAAPDVTYALAGMEPQYVHAQGQQGRGETHQLADELALLEDAHPVLKTRVKRLGNLSREQLAALYHLADVTVVPSLYEPFGYAVVEPMAAGSPVVAVASGGPAEILQHGESGLLVPIHREADARLRVDEGELAQAQLRILQDAKLARVLREAGPRVARERFERTTMARATLDVYSRLTGV; encoded by the coding sequence ATGTCCCCACGCGTCTGTCTGCTGACCCCGCAGTACCCCGAGCCCCGAGAGGTCTCCGTCGGCGGGCTCTACACCCATACCCAGGAGCTGGTCGCCGGACTGGAGACGCTCGGCTGCCAGCCCACGGTCATCACCACGAGCCTGACGAAGCCGAGCGCCGTGGACGGCCGAGTCCACCGGCTCCAGCCGAGCCCGGCCATCCTGCGCATGCCGCTGGGCGCGGATGGCAACCCCACGCCCGAGCAGCTCCAGCGCTTCAACGAGGAGCTGGCCGCGTACATCCTCGCCCTCGCGGAGCGCACCGGCGAGACGCCGGACGTGCTGCATTGCCACGACTTCTGGATGGTGCCCGCGGCGCTCCAGGTCCAACAGCGGCTGGGAGCGAAGCTCCTCATCAGCGTGCACATGCTGCACCTGCCCCTGCGCCGCTGGTGGGGCTCGGTGGCGCTCGACGTCGTGGGCGCGGTGGAGCGGCAGCTCTGCCACGCGGCCACCGCCCTCATCGCCGTCTCGGCGTCCATGCGCGACGTCCTGTGCGAGTCGCTCGGCGTCCCCCGCGAGAAGGTCTCCGTCATCCACAACGGCTTCGACACGGGCCTCTTCCAGGCCGCGCCCGCTCCCGAGGCGCTGGCCGCGCTGCGCGAGCAGTGGGGACTCCAGGGGCGCCGGGTGGTGGCCTTCGCGGGCCGGCCCACCCTGCAGAAGGGCCTGCTGCCGCTGCTGCGCTCCGCGGTGCGCGTCCTCGAGGCCGCGCCGGACGTCACGTACGCGCTGGCCGGCATGGAGCCGCAGTACGTCCATGCGCAGGGACAGCAGGGCCGGGGTGAGACGCATCAGCTCGCGGACGAGCTGGCCCTGCTGGAGGACGCGCACCCGGTGCTCAAGACGCGCGTGAAGCGGCTGGGCAACTTGTCGCGCGAGCAGCTCGCCGCGCTCTACCACCTCGCGGATGTGACGGTGGTGCCGTCGCTCTACGAGCCGTTCGGCTACGCGGTGGTGGAGCCGATGGCCGCGGGCAGTCCCGTGGTAGCCGTGGCCTCCGGAGGCCCGGCGGAAATCCTCCAGCATGGCGAGTCCGGCCTGCTGGTCCCCATCCACCGGGAGGCGGACGCGCGGCTGCGCGTGGACGAAGGCGAGCTCGCGCAGGCGCAGCTCCGAATCCTCCAGGACGCGAAGCTCGCCCGTGTGCTGCGCGAGGCAGGGCCACGCGTGGCCCGTGAGCGCTTCGAGCGGACCACCATGGCCCGCGCAACCCTGGACGTGTACTCGCGCCTCACTGGCGTCTGA
- a CDS encoding glycosyltransferase family 4 protein: MGRPNTMPLSVLLLAMEYTPDVAGGVGTYVYELATGLARAGCSVTVLAYTPGEPAVLREPNLTVHLVPPSRASLSRAGRLSLVQGIRAFNEDLLVHARELVREQRPDLIHFHQWHTARAARRLGRAVDVPVLGTSHYISEPAERWWGQTPDPEILEEERHLYDGSTPIVSVSASMSQLIRDTYGMPESLLHTIHCAMDARPNLQPAHPPETYARLRATVAAPDERVVLYTGRLHPQKGISALFAAAERVLAERPATRFLLAGGTDSRESTQMVQALSRRYAPLLGRVKLLGKLPRPQLGLLHRIADVAVVPSIYEPFGYTAIEQMASGLPLVATRSGGPAEIVVPGETGLLVPVRPSDHGDLREVDVESLAAAQLSLLEDPVRARRMGEAGQRRVVEHFSLEKMIAANLAVYRALLGAPPPHHVSARQEAVS, from the coding sequence ATGGGACGCCCAAACACCATGCCCCTCTCCGTGCTGCTACTCGCCATGGAGTACACGCCCGACGTCGCTGGCGGCGTGGGCACCTACGTCTACGAATTGGCCACGGGCCTTGCCCGCGCGGGCTGCTCCGTCACCGTGCTCGCGTACACGCCCGGCGAGCCCGCGGTGTTGCGCGAGCCGAACCTCACCGTGCACCTGGTGCCGCCCAGCCGCGCGAGCCTCTCCCGGGCAGGCCGCCTGTCCCTCGTGCAGGGCATCCGTGCCTTCAACGAGGACCTGCTCGTCCACGCCCGCGAGCTCGTCCGCGAGCAGCGTCCGGACCTCATCCACTTCCACCAGTGGCACACCGCGCGCGCGGCCCGGAGGCTGGGCCGTGCGGTGGACGTGCCCGTGCTCGGCACCAGCCACTACATCTCCGAGCCCGCCGAGCGCTGGTGGGGCCAGACGCCCGACCCGGAAATCCTGGAGGAGGAACGCCACCTCTACGACGGCAGCACGCCCATCGTCTCCGTCAGCGCCTCCATGTCGCAGCTCATCCGCGACACGTACGGGATGCCGGAGTCGCTGCTGCACACCATCCACTGCGCCATGGACGCGCGCCCCAACCTCCAGCCGGCGCATCCCCCGGAGACCTATGCGCGCCTGCGCGCCACCGTGGCCGCGCCGGACGAGCGGGTGGTGCTCTACACGGGCCGGCTCCATCCGCAGAAGGGCATCTCCGCCCTCTTCGCCGCCGCCGAGCGCGTGCTGGCCGAGCGCCCCGCGACGCGCTTCCTCCTCGCGGGTGGCACCGACTCGCGCGAGTCCACGCAGATGGTGCAGGCGCTGTCGCGCCGGTATGCGCCGCTTCTGGGCCGCGTGAAGCTGCTGGGAAAGCTGCCCCGTCCCCAGCTCGGCCTGCTCCACCGCATCGCCGACGTGGCCGTGGTGCCCTCCATCTACGAGCCCTTCGGCTACACCGCCATCGAGCAGATGGCCTCCGGTCTCCCGCTGGTGGCCACGCGCTCCGGCGGACCCGCGGAGATTGTCGTCCCCGGCGAGACAGGCCTGCTGGTGCCGGTGCGCCCCTCGGACCATGGCGACCTGCGCGAGGTGGACGTGGAGTCCCTCGCCGCCGCCCAGCTCTCCCTGCTGGAGGACCCCGTGCGCGCCCGGCGCATGGGAGAGGCCGGCCAACGTCGCGTGGTGGAGCACTTCTCCCTGGAGAAGATGATTGCGGCGAACCTCGCCGTGTACCGCGCGCTGCTGGGCGCGCCGCCTCCGCACCACGTGTCCGCGCGGCAGGAGGCCGTGTCATGA